Proteins encoded by one window of Acuticoccus sp. MNP-M23:
- a CDS encoding choloylglycine hydrolase family protein: MRSALLAAFAIMSFTPAALGCTAVNIVATDGTVVAARSMEWALPMEWTAVTIPVGNKYDMTAPEGSGLKPVAMETSHAIFGIKTALVPGNFLVDAQNDAGLTFSANFLPGFTQYQDVAADDKGYVGLPDFGVWSLGQFGSVAELQAALPDVKVWYSGEKIQGVVPDVHFVFTDSTGDSIVVEFVGGEQQISKNVSRVLTNAPTYDWHLNNLRNYLDLSPDGDGAVEIGGTNVTALGQGGGLRGVPADYTPPSRFVKAAYLTHFAYDPKDAAEAISLGNHILNTVDIPEGVVRSQEDGKTVADYTQWVVMKDLNNNTLTIADYDNRANALTIDLKALFKSGEAVDTLVTDLPFPGRTAVTTLN, from the coding sequence ATGCGATCAGCGTTACTGGCGGCATTCGCGATCATGAGCTTCACACCGGCGGCGCTGGGGTGCACGGCGGTCAACATCGTCGCCACGGACGGGACCGTCGTTGCGGCCCGTTCCATGGAATGGGCGCTTCCCATGGAGTGGACCGCCGTCACCATCCCCGTCGGAAACAAGTACGACATGACCGCGCCCGAGGGCTCCGGTCTGAAGCCGGTGGCCATGGAAACCAGCCACGCGATCTTCGGCATCAAGACCGCGCTCGTTCCGGGCAACTTCCTGGTCGACGCGCAGAACGACGCCGGCCTCACCTTCAGCGCCAACTTCCTGCCGGGCTTCACCCAGTACCAGGACGTTGCGGCGGACGACAAAGGCTACGTCGGGTTGCCGGACTTCGGGGTCTGGTCGCTGGGTCAGTTCGGCTCGGTCGCCGAACTTCAGGCTGCGCTGCCGGACGTGAAGGTCTGGTACAGCGGCGAGAAGATCCAGGGTGTCGTGCCGGACGTGCACTTCGTCTTCACCGACAGCACGGGCGACAGCATTGTCGTCGAATTCGTCGGCGGCGAGCAGCAGATCAGCAAGAATGTTTCGCGGGTGCTGACCAACGCGCCGACCTACGACTGGCACCTCAACAACCTGCGCAACTATCTCGACCTGTCACCCGACGGCGATGGCGCGGTGGAGATCGGCGGCACCAACGTGACTGCGCTCGGCCAGGGTGGCGGTCTGCGCGGCGTCCCGGCTGACTACACGCCCCCCTCGCGCTTCGTGAAGGCTGCTTACCTCACCCACTTCGCCTATGACCCCAAGGATGCCGCGGAGGCCATTTCGCTCGGCAACCACATCCTCAACACGGTGGATATTCCCGAAGGCGTGGTGCGCAGCCAGGAAGACGGCAAGACGGTTGCCGACTACACCCAGTGGGTCGTGATGAAGGATCTGAACAACAACACGCTGACCATTGCGGACTATGACAACCGCGCCAACGCGCTGACCATCGACCTGAAGGCGCTGTTCAAGTCGGGCGAAGCGGTGGATACGCTTGTCACCGACCTGCCCTTTCCGGGCCGGACGGCGGTGACGACGCTGAACTGA
- a CDS encoding 3-hydroxybutyryl-CoA dehydrogenase, with translation MNEIKSVGVIGAGQMGNGIAHVAALGGYRVALHDISRDRIQSGLATITGNMSRQVASGRIEDAERKAAVERINAADNLDDLSEMDLVIEAATENEQVKKKIYAQVCPLLKPEALLATNTSSLSITRLAAATDRPERFIGIHFMNPVPVMDFVELVRGIATVDETFNLAKAFIDRLGKVTAVAEDFPAFIVNRILLPMINEAIYVLYEGVGTVEAIDVAMRLGANHKMGPLQLADFIGLDTCLSIMQVLHDGLADSKYRPCPLLVKYVEAGWLGRKAGRGFYDYRGEVPVPTR, from the coding sequence ATGAACGAGATCAAGAGCGTTGGCGTGATCGGCGCCGGGCAGATGGGCAACGGGATTGCCCATGTCGCCGCGCTCGGCGGCTACCGCGTCGCGCTGCACGACATTTCGCGCGACCGGATCCAGTCCGGTCTTGCCACCATCACCGGCAACATGTCCCGCCAGGTCGCCTCCGGCCGGATCGAGGATGCCGAACGCAAGGCCGCGGTGGAGCGGATCAACGCCGCCGACAACCTCGACGACCTGTCCGAGATGGACCTCGTGATCGAGGCCGCCACCGAAAACGAACAGGTCAAGAAGAAGATCTACGCGCAGGTCTGCCCGCTTCTGAAGCCGGAAGCCCTGCTTGCCACCAACACCTCTTCGCTGTCGATCACCCGCCTTGCCGCCGCCACCGACAGGCCGGAGCGTTTTATCGGCATCCACTTCATGAACCCCGTCCCCGTGATGGATTTTGTGGAGCTTGTGCGCGGCATCGCCACCGTGGACGAGACGTTCAATCTGGCGAAAGCGTTCATCGACCGGCTCGGCAAGGTGACCGCCGTTGCCGAAGACTTCCCCGCCTTCATCGTCAACCGCATCCTGCTGCCGATGATCAACGAGGCGATCTACGTCCTTTACGAGGGTGTGGGCACCGTGGAGGCCATCGACGTCGCCATGCGCCTTGGCGCCAACCACAAGATGGGCCCGCTGCAGCTGGCCGACTTCATCGGCCTCGACACGTGCCTCTCCATCATGCAGGTCCTGCACGACGGTCTGGCGGACTCCAAGTACCGCCCCTGCCCGCTTCTGGTAAAATATGTCGAAGCGGGCTGGCTGGGCCGCAAGGCCGGCCGCGGCTTTTACGACTATCGCGGCGAGGTTCCCGTCCCCACCCGCTAG
- a CDS encoding electron transfer flavoprotein subunit alpha/FixB family protein, with the protein MTTLLIADHASGALSDATHKALSAANALGAPVHILVAGADIDAAAKEAATLTGVEAVLTASGDAVAHGLAEPVADLVVSLAGDYDAIVLASTTSGKNVAPRVAALLDVMQVSDVMAVEGADTFKRPIYAGNAIQTVRATDAKKVITVRTASFPAAGTDGSAEIRAIDAAPDPGLSSFVGEEVATSDRPELASATRIVSGGRALGSEKKFSEVIEPLADALGAAIGASRAAVDAGYAPNDWQVGQTGKVVAPDLYVACGISGAIQHLAGMKDSKVIVAINKDEEAPIFQVADYGLVGDLFTIIPDLTEALKKATS; encoded by the coding sequence TTGACGACGCTCCTCATCGCCGACCACGCCAGCGGCGCCCTCAGTGACGCCACGCACAAGGCGCTCTCTGCCGCCAACGCGCTCGGCGCGCCCGTCCACATCCTCGTGGCCGGCGCCGACATCGACGCCGCCGCCAAGGAAGCTGCCACGCTGACCGGCGTTGAGGCCGTCCTCACCGCGAGCGGCGATGCCGTCGCCCACGGCCTTGCCGAACCCGTCGCGGACCTCGTCGTCTCGCTCGCGGGCGACTACGACGCCATCGTTCTGGCCTCCACCACCTCCGGCAAGAACGTCGCCCCCCGCGTCGCAGCCCTGCTCGACGTGATGCAGGTTTCCGACGTGATGGCCGTGGAAGGCGCCGACACCTTCAAGCGCCCCATCTATGCCGGCAACGCCATCCAGACCGTGCGCGCCACGGACGCCAAGAAGGTGATTACCGTGCGCACCGCGTCCTTTCCGGCCGCGGGCACCGACGGTTCGGCCGAGATCCGCGCCATTGATGCAGCGCCCGACCCCGGCCTCTCCAGCTTTGTCGGCGAGGAGGTTGCGACCAGCGACCGGCCGGAGCTTGCCAGCGCCACGCGGATCGTTTCCGGCGGCCGCGCCCTCGGCTCCGAAAAGAAGTTCAGCGAAGTGATCGAGCCGCTGGCCGACGCGCTGGGCGCGGCCATCGGCGCCTCCCGCGCTGCCGTCGACGCAGGCTATGCCCCCAACGACTGGCAGGTCGGCCAGACCGGCAAGGTGGTCGCGCCCGACCTTTATGTGGCGTGCGGCATTTCCGGGGCGATCCAGCATCTGGCCGGGATGAAGGACTCCAAGGTGATCGTCGCCATCAACAAGGATGAGGAAGCGCCGATCTTCCAGGTGGCCGACTACGGCCTCGTGGGCGATCTGTTCACCATCATCCCGGACCTGACGGAAGCGTTGAAGAAAGCCACGTCGTGA
- a CDS encoding electron transfer flavoprotein subunit beta/FixA family protein produces the protein MKILVPVKRVVDYNVKIRVKPDGSGVDLANVKMSMNPFDEIAVEEALRLREAGTAAEVIAVSIGPKKSAETLRTALAMGADRAIHVEMDEAPEPLDVAKILKGVVAEEEPGLVILGKQAIDDDCNQTGQMLAALLGWAQGTFASKIVIEGDSASVTREIDGGLQTLKLKLPAIVTTDLRLNEPRYASLPNIMKAKKKPLAEKTPADYGVEPRRRLEILKTEEPGARQAGVKVASVDELVDKLKNEASVI, from the coding sequence ATGAAAATCCTCGTCCCCGTCAAACGCGTCGTTGACTATAACGTCAAAATCCGCGTGAAGCCGGACGGCAGCGGCGTCGACCTCGCCAACGTCAAGATGAGCATGAACCCGTTCGACGAAATCGCCGTCGAAGAAGCGCTGCGCCTGCGCGAAGCGGGGACCGCCGCCGAAGTGATCGCCGTTTCCATCGGGCCGAAAAAATCCGCCGAAACGCTCCGCACGGCGCTTGCCATGGGGGCCGACCGCGCCATCCACGTGGAAATGGACGAAGCGCCCGAACCGCTCGACGTTGCAAAGATCCTGAAGGGTGTGGTGGCCGAGGAAGAGCCCGGCCTTGTCATTCTCGGCAAGCAGGCCATCGACGACGACTGCAACCAGACCGGCCAGATGCTCGCCGCACTTCTGGGCTGGGCCCAGGGCACCTTTGCCTCGAAGATTGTCATCGAAGGCGACAGTGCCAGCGTCACCCGCGAGATCGACGGCGGCCTTCAGACGCTCAAGCTGAAACTGCCCGCCATCGTGACCACCGATCTGCGCCTCAACGAGCCGCGCTACGCATCCCTGCCCAACATCATGAAGGCCAAGAAGAAGCCGCTCGCCGAAAAGACTCCCGCCGACTACGGCGTCGAGCCCAGGCGCCGCCTCGAAATTCTCAAGACCGAAGAGCCGGGCGCGCGGCAGGCCGGCGTCAAGGTCGCCTCGGTGGACGAGCTGGTCGACAAGCTGAAGAACGAAGCCTCCGTCATCTGA
- a CDS encoding cob(I)yrinic acid a,c-diamide adenosyltransferase, which produces MVTLNKIYTRTGDDGTTGLGTGERRDKFDLRVSTYGTVDETNAVIGIARLANPDAKLDGMLARIQNDLFDLGADLATPEGKALSYEPLRIVSAQVDRLEREIDELNAALAPLKSFVLPGGSALSAQLHLARTVSRRAERMIVELATRETVGEAAVRYANRLSDFLFVAARVANRNGADDVLWVPGQSRTM; this is translated from the coding sequence ATGGTCACGCTGAACAAGATCTACACCCGGACCGGTGACGACGGCACCACCGGCCTCGGCACGGGAGAACGGCGCGACAAGTTCGACCTTCGCGTCTCGACCTATGGCACGGTGGACGAGACCAACGCCGTCATCGGCATCGCCCGCCTAGCAAACCCCGATGCCAAGCTCGACGGCATGCTGGCGCGCATCCAGAACGACCTGTTCGACCTTGGTGCGGACCTTGCGACCCCCGAGGGCAAGGCGCTGTCCTACGAGCCGCTGCGCATCGTCTCCGCCCAGGTGGACCGGCTGGAACGCGAGATCGACGAGCTCAACGCCGCGCTGGCGCCGCTGAAATCGTTCGTGCTGCCGGGCGGCTCCGCGCTGTCGGCGCAGCTGCACCTTGCCCGCACCGTGTCCCGGCGCGCCGAGCGGATGATTGTGGAACTTGCCACCAGAGAGACCGTGGGCGAGGCTGCCGTGCGCTATGCCAACCGCCTGTCGGACTTCCTTTTCGTGGCCGCCAGAGTTGCCAACCGCAACGGCGCCGACGACGTTCTGTGGGTGCCCGGCCAAAGCCGCACCATGTGA
- a CDS encoding twin transmembrane helix small protein, with protein sequence MPSIVTFITVVAALAVAVVLIMGLWNMARNGSPNRSQALMRMRVILQFVTIVIAMTALYFTTG encoded by the coding sequence ATGCCATCGATCGTCACATTCATTACAGTCGTCGCCGCGCTCGCGGTCGCAGTCGTTCTCATCATGGGCCTGTGGAACATGGCGCGAAACGGTTCGCCTAACCGCAGCCAGGCCTTGATGCGGATGCGCGTCATCCTCCAGTTCGTCACCATCGTTATCGCGATGACGGCCCTCTACTTCACAACAGGCTAA
- a CDS encoding FAD-dependent monooxygenase has protein sequence MVGRVIVAGGGLVGRTIAVALASQSHLSVTLLAGPPPGRDERASAVAAAGRRLFSRIGVWPHVADVAQPIEDMVITDSRADDLIRPEALSFEGERGAPFAYMVPNAALYGALTDRCAALGITEIAASATYYTEAERTITVELDNGDTITGDVLVAADGRASRLRGIAGIGVVEKHYGQCGIVGTVAHEDPHYGRATQHFLPNGPFAMLPLTGNRSSIVWTERPQFAKTLVEMDPFIAGLEIERVFGLSLGRLTVEAPLMMHPLSAHLARDFARGRLVLAGDAAHGIHPLAGQGLNLGLRDAAALSEVLVDAGRQGEDLSLALPRYARWRRADAAQMLLVTDQLNALFSRRSDLMRAVRSIGLGLVDRRDKLKSLFIQEAAGIEGEIPRLMRGDAL, from the coding sequence ATGGTGGGACGGGTGATCGTTGCAGGCGGCGGGCTTGTGGGGCGGACAATTGCAGTGGCGCTGGCCTCGCAATCCCACCTGAGCGTGACGCTGCTGGCAGGCCCCCCGCCGGGGCGCGACGAGCGGGCCAGCGCGGTCGCCGCCGCAGGGCGCCGCCTGTTCTCGCGCATCGGCGTGTGGCCCCATGTTGCCGATGTGGCCCAGCCCATCGAGGACATGGTGATCACCGATTCGCGGGCCGACGACCTTATCCGCCCGGAGGCCCTGTCCTTCGAGGGGGAGCGGGGCGCGCCCTTTGCCTACATGGTGCCCAACGCTGCGCTCTACGGCGCGCTGACCGACCGCTGCGCCGCCCTCGGCATCACCGAAATTGCCGCCAGCGCCACATATTACACCGAGGCCGAACGCACGATCACCGTCGAGCTGGACAATGGCGACACGATCACGGGCGACGTTCTGGTTGCAGCGGACGGGCGCGCCTCGCGCCTGCGCGGCATTGCCGGCATCGGCGTCGTCGAAAAGCACTACGGCCAGTGCGGCATTGTCGGCACCGTTGCCCACGAAGACCCGCACTATGGCCGCGCCACGCAGCACTTCCTGCCGAACGGCCCGTTTGCGATGCTGCCGCTCACCGGCAACCGCTCGTCCATCGTGTGGACCGAGCGCCCGCAGTTCGCAAAGACGCTGGTGGAGATGGACCCGTTCATCGCCGGGCTCGAAATCGAACGGGTGTTCGGCCTTTCGCTCGGCCGCCTCACGGTGGAAGCGCCGCTCATGATGCACCCCCTGTCGGCGCATCTTGCACGGGACTTTGCACGCGGCCGGCTGGTGCTGGCGGGCGACGCTGCCCACGGCATCCACCCTCTAGCCGGCCAGGGCCTCAACCTTGGCCTTCGGGATGCCGCGGCGCTGTCGGAAGTTCTGGTCGACGCCGGCCGGCAGGGCGAAGACCTGTCGCTTGCCCTGCCGCGTTACGCCCGCTGGCGCCGCGCGGACGCGGCCCAGATGCTTCTCGTCACCGACCAGCTCAACGCACTGTTCTCGCGCCGGTCGGATCTGATGCGGGCGGTCCGCTCCATCGGCCTCGGCCTCGTCGACCGTCGCGACAAGCTGAAATCCCTGTTCATTCAGGAAGCCGCGGGTATCGAAGGGGAGATCCCCCGTCTGATGCGCGGCGACGCGTTGTGA
- the tesB gene encoding acyl-CoA thioesterase II: MRPAVAELLKTLDLEPLEVNLFRGESPQVGWQRVFGGQVIGQALVAATRTVAPERQPHSLHGYFMRPGDPSVPIIYEVTRLRDGRSFATRLVVGIQHGEAIFSMSVSYHLPEDGLEHMVAMPDVPGPDELPDEAELRETFLRDAPDAMAKYFQRERPIEMRPLELRHYTTNEKLPPRQYIWVRATDRLPDDPQIHQAVLAYLSDMTLFDTALFVHGLSVFNRTMQVASLDHAMWFHRPFRADEWLLYAQDSPSSGGARGFTRGLIYAQDGRLVASTAQEGLMRKRTR, from the coding sequence ATGCGCCCCGCCGTTGCAGAGCTGCTGAAGACCCTGGACCTCGAGCCCCTGGAGGTGAACCTGTTTCGCGGTGAAAGCCCGCAGGTGGGCTGGCAACGCGTGTTCGGCGGGCAGGTGATCGGCCAGGCGCTTGTGGCGGCCACCCGCACCGTGGCGCCCGAGCGCCAGCCCCACTCCCTGCACGGCTACTTCATGCGGCCGGGCGACCCTTCGGTGCCGATCATCTACGAAGTGACGCGGCTGCGCGATGGCCGCTCCTTTGCCACGCGGCTGGTGGTGGGGATCCAGCACGGCGAGGCGATTTTTTCCATGAGCGTCTCCTACCACCTGCCCGAGGACGGGCTGGAGCACATGGTGGCGATGCCCGATGTGCCCGGTCCCGACGAACTGCCGGACGAGGCAGAACTGCGCGAGACCTTTCTGCGCGATGCGCCGGACGCGATGGCAAAGTATTTCCAGCGCGAGCGGCCGATAGAGATGCGCCCGCTGGAGTTGCGTCACTACACCACCAACGAGAAGCTGCCGCCGCGCCAGTACATCTGGGTCCGTGCAACCGACCGCCTTCCCGACGATCCGCAGATCCACCAGGCGGTGCTGGCCTACCTTTCGGACATGACGCTGTTCGATACGGCGCTGTTCGTTCACGGTCTTTCGGTGTTCAACCGAACCATGCAGGTGGCCAGCCTCGACCATGCCATGTGGTTCCACCGCCCGTTCCGTGCCGACGAATGGCTGCTCTATGCGCAGGACAGCCCGTCATCCGGCGGCGCACGGGGGTTCACTCGCGGATTGATCTACGCGCAGGACGGACGCCTGGTGGCCTCCACGGCGCAGGAAGGTCTGATGCGCAAGCGGACGCGCTGA
- a CDS encoding S8 family serine peptidase — translation MTSPIDPLYASQWYLTRIGNLERIWDDFNGRGVHVGVYDDGIDIAHRDLDGNYDASRHIDIGGTAVGPLPVDGAHGTAVSGIIAAEKNGVGTVGIAWDASLTGVNIFAGAASTARGFNAALGQLGSFDVTNHSWGYDSPFALGASVAREAALFEASLVSGRGGLGTINVKASGNANTNANGEQIEASRATISVGAYDDSGTASSYSNYGANLLVSAPSDGGARGQVTTDLSGSDGYTNGDYESNFGGTSGASPVVAGVITLMLDANPQLGWRDVQTILSVSAHEVGSGVGNARGPNENHKWFSNGANDWNGGGRHFSEDYGFGSVNAYNAVRMAEAWSLLGPRMTSANEDTITARTSGPVTLPDTSVTRVDVAAPDRAFEVEYVAVTLDITHSYMTDLTIDLISPDGTAARLFHREGTPGNASNGLTWTFGAHAFRGEDMAGDWTLRFNDRFAGDSGVLQSAQIEFFGRSGANHVLDRDVFHFTDEFSDSVGMDASRATVDAGAGFDAANIAAVASNTVVNMATGAARIDGVDATLRNFEWMVTGDGNDNVTGTQGANRIFTMRGDDRVVAQNGNDVVNGGNGNDVLLGGGGNDRVFGGAGTDRIDGGLGRDFLAGQSGNDVVFGGLHNDTLRGGGGNDSLVGGDDDDLLLGEHNNDTLDGGDGADIARGGTGNDSCFGGAGEDRLFGDVGADTLIGGFDNDTLLGGTGRDYLVGQKGNDVLRGGGHADRLVGLDGADYLEGGAGADVLLGGYGADRFAFAAASFRDVIADWEDGTDLLDYRSNVRVDSMSDLIIQTRGNSTLVFDRDAHRDFVIIRNSAGDIDASDFLI, via the coding sequence ATGACGTCGCCGATCGATCCTCTCTACGCGTCTCAGTGGTATCTCACGCGGATAGGCAATCTGGAGCGGATCTGGGACGACTTTAACGGCCGCGGCGTTCACGTCGGCGTTTATGACGACGGGATCGACATTGCCCACAGGGACCTCGACGGAAACTACGACGCCTCACGCCATATCGATATCGGGGGCACTGCAGTCGGCCCGCTGCCGGTGGACGGCGCGCACGGCACCGCAGTTTCCGGCATCATCGCGGCCGAAAAAAATGGCGTCGGCACCGTGGGGATCGCATGGGATGCCTCGCTCACCGGGGTGAACATCTTTGCCGGGGCGGCGTCCACGGCCAGAGGGTTCAACGCAGCGCTCGGCCAGCTCGGCAGTTTCGACGTGACGAACCACAGCTGGGGCTATGACAGCCCGTTCGCGCTCGGCGCTTCCGTGGCGCGGGAGGCTGCATTGTTCGAGGCGTCGCTGGTGAGCGGGCGTGGCGGGCTTGGCACCATCAACGTGAAAGCGTCCGGCAACGCCAACACAAATGCCAACGGCGAACAGATCGAAGCGTCGCGCGCGACCATATCTGTCGGCGCCTATGACGACAGCGGCACCGCATCGTCCTACTCCAACTACGGCGCCAACCTGCTTGTCTCCGCACCGTCGGACGGCGGGGCGCGCGGCCAGGTGACCACCGACCTGTCCGGTTCCGACGGCTACACCAACGGCGACTATGAATCGAATTTCGGTGGAACATCGGGCGCTTCGCCGGTGGTCGCCGGGGTGATCACGCTGATGCTGGATGCCAACCCGCAACTGGGCTGGCGCGACGTGCAGACGATCCTGTCGGTTTCCGCCCACGAGGTGGGAAGCGGCGTCGGGAATGCGCGCGGACCCAACGAGAACCACAAATGGTTCTCCAACGGCGCCAACGACTGGAATGGCGGCGGCCGGCACTTCTCGGAGGACTACGGCTTCGGCTCCGTCAATGCCTACAATGCCGTGCGGATGGCCGAGGCGTGGTCGCTGCTCGGCCCGCGCATGACCAGCGCCAACGAGGACACCATCACCGCCCGCACCAGCGGCCCGGTGACCCTGCCCGACACGTCGGTCACACGGGTGGACGTGGCCGCACCGGACCGGGCGTTCGAGGTGGAGTATGTCGCCGTCACGCTCGACATCACTCACAGCTACATGACCGACCTCACCATCGACCTCATTTCGCCGGATGGCACCGCGGCTCGCCTGTTCCACCGGGAAGGGACGCCGGGCAATGCATCGAACGGCCTCACCTGGACGTTCGGCGCCCACGCCTTCCGCGGCGAGGACATGGCGGGAGACTGGACGCTGCGCTTCAACGACCGCTTCGCCGGCGACAGCGGTGTCCTGCAATCGGCACAGATCGAGTTCTTCGGCCGAAGCGGCGCCAACCACGTTCTGGATCGGGACGTCTTCCACTTCACCGACGAGTTTTCCGACAGCGTTGGCATGGATGCCAGCCGTGCCACCGTCGACGCCGGGGCGGGCTTCGATGCCGCCAACATTGCAGCGGTTGCCAGCAACACCGTCGTCAACATGGCCACCGGCGCTGCGAGGATCGACGGGGTGGACGCAACCCTGCGCAATTTCGAGTGGATGGTGACGGGCGACGGCAACGATAACGTGACCGGCACACAGGGCGCGAACCGCATCTTCACCATGCGGGGCGATGACCGCGTCGTTGCCCAGAACGGCAACGACGTGGTGAACGGCGGCAACGGCAACGACGTGCTCCTGGGCGGTGGCGGCAACGACCGCGTCTTCGGCGGTGCCGGGACCGACCGGATCGACGGCGGCCTCGGCCGGGATTTTCTGGCCGGGCAGTCCGGCAACGATGTCGTCTTCGGCGGTCTCCACAACGACACGCTGCGCGGGGGCGGCGGCAATGACAGCCTCGTCGGCGGCGACGACGACGACCTGCTTCTCGGCGAACACAACAACGATACGCTGGATGGCGGCGACGGCGCCGATATCGCGCGCGGCGGCACGGGCAACGACAGCTGTTTCGGCGGTGCGGGTGAGGATCGCCTTTTCGGGGACGTTGGCGCCGACACGCTAATTGGCGGCTTCGACAACGACACGCTGCTGGGCGGGACTGGACGGGACTATCTGGTCGGCCAGAAGGGCAACGATGTGCTGCGCGGCGGCGGCCATGCGGACCGCCTGGTGGGCCTCGATGGTGCCGACTATCTGGAAGGTGGCGCCGGGGCCGACGTTCTTCTGGGCGGCTATGGTGCGGACCGCTTTGCCTTTGCGGCCGCCTCGTTCCGCGATGTGATCGCCGACTGGGAGGATGGTACCGACCTGCTCGACTACCGGTCGAACGTGCGGGTGGATTCCATGAGCGACCTCATCATCCAGACGCGGGGCAACAGCACACTGGTCTTCGACCGCGACGCCCACCGCGATTTCGTCATCATCCGGAATTCAGCCGGCGACATCGACGCCAGCGATTTCCTGATCTGA
- a CDS encoding SIS domain-containing protein yields MLAEAAEAGGAVASLLTREKATLGALARRFAFTSPPVVTTAARGSSDHAASFFKYLMELGSGIPVASIGPSVASVYGRPLQLAGALHITVSQSGESPDLIALQDAAKAGGAFTLAVVNASESPIALSADLVLDIGAGPERSVAATKSFIASAAALAASVAALTHDDGLDRALAALPAALDAAPGAPDEAVARLSGAAHIYCVGRGPALAIASEAALKFKEVAAIHAEPFSLAEVMHGPLALVGPAFPVVGFVPGDAGLENAQEALGRLSALGADLFCFSSGTLPGTSVPLPATGAPALDALAGILPFYRLVHAVARARGLDPEAPPHLAKVTRTA; encoded by the coding sequence ATGCTGGCCGAGGCGGCGGAGGCCGGCGGTGCGGTCGCCTCGCTCCTGACCCGCGAAAAAGCCACGCTCGGCGCCCTTGCCCGCCGCTTTGCGTTCACCTCGCCGCCCGTTGTCACTACCGCCGCCCGCGGCTCGTCCGACCATGCCGCCAGCTTCTTCAAATATTTGATGGAGCTTGGTTCCGGCATTCCAGTCGCCTCCATCGGCCCGTCGGTGGCGTCGGTCTACGGGCGGCCGCTGCAGCTGGCGGGCGCGCTCCATATTACCGTGTCGCAGTCGGGCGAGAGCCCGGACCTCATCGCACTGCAGGATGCGGCAAAGGCCGGCGGCGCCTTCACACTTGCCGTGGTCAACGCGTCCGAAAGCCCGATCGCCCTCAGCGCAGATCTGGTGCTGGATATTGGCGCCGGACCGGAGCGCAGCGTTGCCGCCACCAAGAGCTTCATTGCCTCCGCCGCAGCGCTGGCAGCTTCTGTCGCCGCCCTCACCCACGACGATGGTCTCGACCGTGCGCTTGCCGCCCTCCCGGCCGCGCTGGATGCAGCGCCCGGCGCGCCCGACGAGGCCGTTGCCCGCCTTTCGGGCGCTGCGCACATCTACTGCGTTGGCCGCGGGCCTGCGCTTGCCATTGCCTCGGAGGCTGCACTCAAGTTCAAGGAGGTGGCGGCAATCCACGCCGAGCCGTTCTCGCTGGCGGAGGTGATGCACGGGCCGCTGGCGCTTGTGGGCCCAGCCTTCCCTGTCGTCGGCTTCGTGCCGGGAGACGCGGGCCTTGAGAACGCGCAGGAGGCGCTGGGCCGCCTGTCTGCACTCGGCGCCGATCTATTCTGTTTCTCCAGCGGAACGCTGCCCGGTACGTCCGTCCCGCTGCCCGCCACCGGCGCCCCGGCCCTTGATGCGCTGGCCGGGATCTTGCCCTTTTACCGGCTGGTGCATGCGGTGGCGCGGGCCAGAGGGCTCGACCCCGAAGCCCCGCCCCACCTTGCCAAGGTCACCCGCACCGCGTGA